The proteins below come from a single Pedobacter aquae genomic window:
- a CDS encoding TIM-barrel domain-containing protein: MDNYKLFTWDKQRFANPLEMTKKLSSMGFKTTVIVDPGIKVEKNYGAYERGLTDNIFIKYPDSTNYSGQVWPGWCHFPDFTSDKARNWWKKEVKFFAETGVSGIWNDMNEIATWGQKMPSNVLFDYDGMKASHKQAHNVYGMQMARASFEGITEQVPNKRPFILTRAGYAGMQRYTAKWTGDNRSEDNHMLLGVRLMNSLGLSGVAFTGMDIGGFTGNPTVGLYARWIQIGAFNPYFRNHTAVNTKSSEPWSYGEEVLEISRNYISLRYKMLPYLYSAFYEASTSGQPIMRSLAIDYTHDAKVYDTQFQNQFFFGKAIMVAPFESTDKYGKVYFPKATWYNLYTADKEQGNQEKIIQLNMHKLPVYVKESSIIPMQSLIQTTAEKPTDTLTIHVYKGELNNNYVYYEDDGDSYNYEKGEFFKRVILYSPSTKSLVFDKVEGNYKSKFNYIKVVFTGFDDLKALKNAGKSINTKNEFVSLLTPISRFDPQGNNNPAEGYQAKSLIIKNDTDKISLSW, encoded by the coding sequence ATGGACAATTATAAGTTATTTACCTGGGATAAACAGCGTTTTGCAAACCCTTTAGAGATGACTAAAAAGCTATCGTCAATGGGTTTTAAAACAACAGTTATTGTAGACCCAGGCATTAAAGTAGAGAAAAATTATGGTGCATATGAGCGTGGCTTAACCGATAATATTTTCATAAAATATCCTGATAGTACAAACTACAGCGGGCAGGTTTGGCCGGGCTGGTGTCATTTTCCAGATTTTACAAGCGATAAAGCAAGAAATTGGTGGAAAAAGGAAGTGAAGTTTTTTGCAGAAACGGGTGTGTCTGGTATCTGGAATGATATGAACGAGATAGCTACTTGGGGTCAAAAAATGCCTTCAAACGTATTGTTTGATTATGATGGGATGAAGGCATCTCACAAGCAAGCACATAATGTTTATGGTATGCAGATGGCAAGAGCTAGTTTTGAAGGAATTACAGAGCAAGTACCAAATAAACGTCCTTTCATTTTAACCAGAGCGGGCTATGCAGGTATGCAGCGTTATACTGCAAAGTGGACAGGCGATAACCGTTCTGAAGATAATCATATGCTTTTAGGCGTAAGATTAATGAATAGCCTAGGCTTAAGTGGGGTTGCCTTTACAGGGATGGATATAGGCGGTTTTACAGGAAATCCAACCGTAGGACTTTATGCCAGATGGATTCAGATTGGTGCTTTTAACCCTTATTTCAGAAATCATACGGCGGTAAATACCAAATCATCAGAACCGTGGAGCTATGGCGAAGAAGTTTTAGAAATCTCTAGAAACTACATTAGCTTAAGGTATAAAATGCTTCCTTATTTATACAGCGCATTTTATGAGGCAAGCACAAGTGGCCAACCTATCATGAGGAGTTTAGCTATTGACTATACGCATGATGCTAAAGTTTACGATACGCAATTCCAAAATCAGTTTTTCTTTGGTAAAGCCATTATGGTAGCTCCTTTTGAAAGTACAGATAAATACGGAAAGGTATATTTCCCTAAAGCTACTTGGTATAACCTTTATACAGCTGATAAAGAGCAAGGTAATCAAGAAAAAATTATACAACTAAACATGCACAAACTACCGGTTTATGTTAAAGAAAGCAGTATCATCCCGATGCAGTCTTTAATACAAACAACCGCAGAAAAACCTACAGATACTTTAACTATCCATGTTTATAAAGGCGAGTTGAACAATAACTATGTTTATTATGAAGATGATGGCGATAGCTATAACTATGAAAAAGGCGAGTTCTTTAAAAGGGTAATTTTATATAGCCCAAGTACTAAAAGCCTAGTTTTTGATAAAGTAGAAGGTAACTATAAATCTAAGTTCAACTATATCAAGGTTGTGTTTACAGGTTTTGATGATTTAAAAGCTTTAAAAAATGCAGGGAAATCTATCAATACTAAAAATGAATTTGTGTCTTTATTAACGCCAATATCAAGGTTTGATCCGCAGGGGAATAATAATCCGGCAGAAGGATATCAAGCTAAAAGCTTAATCATCAAAAATGATACGGATAAAATATCCTTATCGTGGTAA
- a CDS encoding TIM-barrel domain-containing protein, whose translation MKMTFRGVIASLTILGLNFVNADAQVLPIGNVKSVVVNNQKVNLTTDHAQTEITVYSANVMRVRIDKSLKKDFSYAVISQPKTTKVNISQTDDLVIIQTDSLKAVIQKKPYAISFQTLDGRIINQDEADLTTSWVGEEVTTYKKMQEGERFIGLGEKTGNLDRKGNGYTNWNTDAFGYRTDQDPIYSTIPFYIGIHNNLNYGIFLDNTYQSDFNFGASNNRFSSFGAQGGEMNYYFIYHKNLADIITSYTALTGRMKMPPLWSLGYQQNRYSYYPDTEVYRIAQTLREKKSLLMVSP comes from the coding sequence ATGAAGATGACTTTTAGAGGAGTGATAGCCAGCTTAACCATTTTAGGCTTAAACTTCGTTAATGCTGATGCTCAGGTTTTACCTATTGGTAATGTAAAATCAGTAGTGGTAAACAACCAAAAAGTAAATTTAACTACAGACCATGCACAAACAGAAATTACTGTTTACAGTGCTAATGTTATGAGAGTACGTATCGATAAAAGCTTAAAGAAAGATTTTTCTTATGCGGTCATCTCGCAGCCAAAAACTACAAAAGTTAATATCTCACAAACAGATGATTTAGTCATCATCCAAACAGATTCTTTAAAGGCTGTTATCCAAAAAAAACCATATGCCATAAGTTTTCAAACGCTTGATGGGAGAATCATCAATCAAGATGAAGCGGATTTAACAACCTCTTGGGTTGGCGAGGAAGTGACTACCTACAAAAAAATGCAAGAAGGTGAACGTTTTATTGGCTTAGGCGAAAAAACGGGTAACCTAGACCGTAAAGGGAATGGCTATACCAACTGGAATACCGATGCTTTTGGCTACCGTACCGACCAAGACCCCATTTACTCTACCATACCTTTTTATATAGGTATCCACAACAATTTAAATTATGGTATTTTCTTAGACAATACCTACCAAAGCGATTTCAATTTTGGTGCTTCTAACAATCGTTTTTCGTCTTTTGGTGCGCAAGGTGGCGAAATGAATTATTATTTCATCTACCACAAAAATCTGGCAGATATTATTACTTCCTACACGGCCTTAACTGGTCGCATGAAAATGCCTCCACTATGGAGCTTAGGCTACCAGCAAAACCGTTATAGCTATTATCCCGATACAGAAGTGTATCGTATAGCTCAAACATTAAGAGAGAAAAAATCCCTGCTGATGGTATCACCTTAG
- a CDS encoding SusE domain-containing protein: MAVANLSNASGNLSVTRNTLVLTKATEAQEAIKFNFTAPDFGYEAAVTNTLQFGLKGTNFANAKEVTLPTRATSKAYTGLELNALLLTMNLPFNALSDVDVRVKSSISSNVAPVFSNVTALKVTPYPLISFIYVPGAYQGWNPATAESLISATSNGIYEGIINFPSNGLSFKMLTNKSWGPPEYGAGSVAGSIAIGGGDLSAPAAGSYRLIANLNANTLVFEPFSFGVIGNATPGGWTTDTDMTYNNGTRTWSVTLPLTVGVIKFRKNDDWGTNYGGANGELVSGGGDIDITTAGTYRVSFSTVTNTYTITRL, encoded by the coding sequence ATGGCAGTAGCCAATTTATCTAATGCATCTGGCAATTTATCGGTAACAAGAAACACTTTAGTACTTACAAAAGCAACCGAAGCTCAGGAAGCCATTAAGTTTAACTTTACTGCGCCAGACTTTGGGTATGAAGCAGCCGTTACAAACACATTGCAATTTGGTTTAAAGGGTACTAATTTTGCTAATGCAAAGGAAGTTACTTTACCTACAAGAGCTACTTCGAAAGCTTATACAGGTTTAGAGCTTAATGCTTTATTATTAACTATGAACTTGCCTTTTAATGCACTTTCAGATGTTGACGTAAGGGTTAAATCCTCCATTTCTTCGAATGTTGCACCTGTATTTTCTAATGTTACAGCCTTAAAAGTAACTCCGTATCCGCTAATTTCTTTCATTTATGTGCCAGGTGCTTATCAAGGCTGGAATCCGGCAACGGCAGAAAGTCTAATTTCTGCTACCAGTAACGGCATTTATGAAGGTATTATCAATTTCCCATCAAATGGTTTAAGCTTTAAAATGTTGACCAACAAATCTTGGGGTCCGCCAGAGTATGGTGCGGGTTCAGTAGCAGGGTCAATAGCTATTGGTGGTGGCGATTTAAGTGCACCAGCAGCAGGTAGTTATCGTTTAATTGCTAATTTAAATGCTAATACTCTTGTTTTTGAACCATTCTCTTTTGGTGTAATAGGCAACGCAACACCAGGTGGTTGGACTACCGATACAGACATGACCTATAACAACGGTACCAGAACTTGGAGTGTAACTTTGCCACTTACCGTAGGGGTTATTAAATTTAGAAAAAATGATGATTGGGGAACAAATTATGGTGGTGCAAACGGTGAACTTGTTTCTGGTGGTGGAGATATAGATATTACTACAGCCGGAACTTACCGTGTTTCTTTTAGCACTGTAACCAATACTTACACCATCACAAGATTATAA
- a CDS encoding RagB/SusD family nutrient uptake outer membrane protein produces the protein MNDVTSEIVYRTPLGYQQSLAKVYGSFALTGNAGPTGQPDVVGLDEGGNADYLRTFWKAQELTTDEAVIAWGDAGLQDFHQMNWTPDNSFLRGLYFRSLYQITLVNEFLRESTDAKLASRGISGADADRIKAYRPEVRFLRAYQYWSLMDVFGNPPFVTENDPIGGPLPKQIGRAALFTYIETELKAIEPELIATRAANYYGRATRGAAQALLARLYLNAQVYTGTQKNNEAVEYSKRVIDAGYTLDPNYRKLTLNDNNTSPELIFTINYDGQRSQVFGGTTFLTHAAIGGSMQASDYGVDFGWGGIRTTKALVNLFPNPTSSPDRRANFYTNGQNLEIASLTTFTDGYALPKFQNKTSAGVAGTNLTFVDADFPLFRLAEMYLIYAEATLRGGNGVAGTALTYINNLRTRAYGNATGAVTALSLDLILDERARELHWEGHRRTDLIRYNRFTEATYLWPWKGGIRDGRSVENFRKVFPIPAADVTANPNLVQNPGY, from the coding sequence ATGAATGATGTAACCTCTGAGATTGTTTATAGAACACCTCTAGGTTACCAACAATCACTAGCTAAGGTTTATGGTAGCTTTGCGTTAACAGGTAATGCAGGTCCTACTGGACAACCTGATGTAGTTGGTTTGGATGAAGGCGGTAATGCAGATTATCTTAGAACATTTTGGAAAGCACAAGAACTTACCACAGATGAGGCAGTAATTGCTTGGGGTGATGCTGGTTTACAGGATTTCCATCAAATGAACTGGACACCAGATAATTCATTTTTAAGGGGATTATATTTTAGAAGCTTGTATCAAATAACCTTAGTTAACGAGTTTTTAAGAGAATCTACTGATGCTAAATTGGCAAGCCGCGGGATATCTGGGGCAGATGCTGATAGGATTAAAGCTTATAGACCAGAAGTTAGATTTTTAAGAGCTTACCAATATTGGTCGCTTATGGATGTATTTGGTAATCCTCCTTTTGTTACAGAAAACGACCCTATTGGAGGACCGCTCCCTAAACAAATAGGGAGAGCAGCCTTATTTACTTATATAGAAACTGAGTTAAAAGCTATTGAGCCTGAATTAATAGCTACCAGAGCAGCGAACTATTACGGAAGAGCAACTAGAGGAGCAGCTCAAGCTTTATTAGCTCGTTTATATTTGAATGCTCAGGTTTATACTGGTACTCAAAAAAATAACGAGGCTGTAGAATACTCTAAAAGGGTAATTGATGCTGGTTATACTTTAGATCCAAACTACCGTAAGCTAACTTTAAATGACAATAATACCAGTCCTGAGCTAATTTTTACGATTAATTATGACGGACAGAGATCTCAAGTATTTGGTGGTACAACTTTCTTAACTCATGCCGCTATTGGTGGCAGTATGCAAGCAAGTGATTATGGTGTTGATTTTGGATGGGGAGGTATAAGAACTACTAAAGCATTAGTAAATTTATTTCCTAATCCTACCAGTTCTCCAGATCGTAGAGCTAATTTTTACACTAACGGACAAAATTTAGAAATAGCTAGTTTAACCACCTTTACTGATGGTTATGCCCTACCTAAGTTCCAAAACAAAACTAGCGCTGGTGTGGCAGGTACGAATTTAACATTCGTTGATGCCGACTTTCCATTATTCAGACTAGCAGAGATGTATCTTATTTATGCGGAAGCTACTTTAAGAGGAGGAAACGGAGTTGCTGGAACTGCTTTAACTTATATCAATAATTTAAGAACTAGAGCTTATGGTAACGCAACCGGAGCGGTAACAGCTTTGTCATTGGATTTAATTCTTGATGAAAGAGCAAGAGAATTACACTGGGAAGGTCATCGTAGAACGGATTTAATTAGATACAATCGTTTTACAGAAGCTACTTACTTATGGCCTTGGAAAGGTGGAATTAGAGACGGAAGAAGTGTTGAAAATTTCAGAAAAGTATTCCCGATTCCAGCAGCTGATGTAACTGCAAATCCAAACTTAGTTCAAAATCCAGGTTATTAA